One window of Cervus elaphus chromosome 2, mCerEla1.1, whole genome shotgun sequence genomic DNA carries:
- the LOC122704753 gene encoding pregnancy-associated glycoprotein 1-like: MLRTRTSLSTCSQERSMKWLVLLGLVTFSESIVKIPLMRVKMMRKTHSEKTMLKNFLKEHAYRLYLTSSPGSNITTHPLRNIEDMVYVGNITIGTPPQEFQVLFDTGSSDLWVYSVFCTSCLCSSQSLFRHLESSTYRPTNKTFSIEYNSGRMKGVVARDTIRIGDLVSTDQQFGLSMEQSGFEKIPFDGILGLSYPNMSHMGGIPIFDNLKNQGAISEPVFAFYLSKNKPEGSVVMFGGVDKSYYQGTLNWVPLIQADKWCVHMDRISMNRSVIACNGGCEAILDTGSSLILGPRRLISNILRLIGAMPQDSEHYVPCSVVNTLPSIDFTINGINYPVPAQAYAIMDSDDDCYITFEENPLSTSTETWILGDVFLRQYFSVFDRGNDRIGLAQAV, from the exons ATGCTAAGAACCCGAACTTCCCTGAGTACTTGCAGCCAGGAAAGAAGCATGAAGTGGCTTGTGCTCCTCGGGCTGGTGACCTTCTCAGAGTCCATAGTCAA AATACCTCTAATGAGAGTGAAGATGATGAGAAAAACCCACAGTGAAAAAACTATGCTGAAAAATTTCCTGAAGGAACATGCTTACAGACTGTACCTGACTTCTTCTCCTGGCTCAAATATAACTACTCACCCCCTGAGAAACATCGAGGAT ATGGTCTATGTGGGTAACATCACCATTGGAACACCCCCTCAGGAATTCCAGGTTCTCTTTGACACTGGCTCATCTGACTTGTGGGTGTACTCTGTCTTTTGCACCAGCTGTCTTTGTT CTTCTCAAAGTTTGTTCAGACATCTTGAGTCTTCCACCTACCGGCCTACCAATAAGACCTTCAGCATCGAATACAATTCTGGGAGGATGAAGGGAGTTGTTGCTCGTGACACCATTCGG ATTGGGGACCTTGTAAGTACTGACCAGCAATTCGGTCTAAGCATGGAGCAATCTGGGTTTGAGAAAATACCTTTTGATGGCATCTTGGGCTTGAGCTACCCTAACATGTCTCACATGGGAGGCATCCCCATCTTTGACAACCTGAAGAATCAAGGTGCCATTTCTGAGCCTGTTTTTGCCTTCTACCTGAGCAA GAACAAGCCAGAGGGCAGTGTGGTGATGTTTGGTGGGGTGGATAAATCCTACTACCAAGGAACACTCAACTGGGTACCATTGATCCAAGCAGACAAATGGTGTGTCCACATGGACCG CATCTCCATGAACAGAAGCGTTATTGCTTGTAATGGCGGCTGTGAGGCCATTTTGGACACCGGATCGTCACTAATACTTGGCCCAAGAAGACTGATCAGTAACATCTTGAGGCTCATTGGTGCCATGCCACAGGATTCGGAG CACTACGTTCCATGTTCTGTGGTCAATACCCTGCCCTCTATTGACTTCACCATCAATGGCATCAACTACCCAGTGCCAGCTCAAGCCTACGCCATCATG GATTCTGATGATGACTGCTATATCACCTTTGAAGAGAACCCACTGAGTACATCTACAGAGACCTGGATCCTGGGTGACGTCTTCCTGAGGCAGTATTTCTCGGTCTTTGATCGAGGAAATGACAGGATTGGCCTGGCACAGGCAGTGTAA